In Polynucleobacter sp. MWH-S4W17, a genomic segment contains:
- a CDS encoding L-aspartate oxidase, with translation MSAISTIDTDILILGSGGAGLFAALHAHQANPNLHITIAVKGLLGKCGCTRMVQGGYNVALAEGDSVERHFMDTIEGGKWLSDQDLAWTLVSKAVERIHELENELGCFFDRNPDGTVHQKAFAGQTFDRTVHKGDLTGIEIINRLAEQVWSRGIHRLEEHRAIELIHSKDGKSLAGVLMLNMQTGQFTLVRAKAVLLATGGGPTMYKYHTPSGDKSCDGLAMALRAGLTLRDMEMVQFHPTGLLAGPGTRMTGTVLEEGLRGAGGYLLNGNHERFMGNYDPRNERATRDIVSRSINSEIRAGRATPNGGVYIQMSHLGPENVRKQFKGMVERCADSGFDLAGDLVEVVPTAHYMMGGLVFKKDCSTDLPGLFAAGEDTGGVHGANRLGGNGVANSTVFGGIAGEAMASWVAGQSLRECDMDEVHASIKAHEEPLQKPAGDIEAIRDALAECMWDDVGISRTKESLLRARNTLEQLGASLEQMGVGNLQREYSVTWQDWMNLQNLVLVSKAVTEAAIARENSRGAHYRDDYPEPGSLEGSYFTAVNMLNQNLHIENRPVNFTMVKPGETILVES, from the coding sequence ATGAGCGCCATTTCTACCATCGATACAGATATCTTAATTCTGGGTTCTGGTGGCGCCGGCCTCTTTGCCGCATTACATGCGCATCAAGCAAATCCAAATTTACACATCACGATTGCCGTTAAAGGTTTGTTAGGCAAGTGCGGTTGTACAAGGATGGTGCAAGGGGGATACAACGTTGCTCTAGCAGAAGGTGACTCGGTTGAGCGCCACTTCATGGACACGATTGAAGGTGGCAAATGGTTATCTGATCAGGATCTTGCTTGGACCTTGGTTAGCAAGGCTGTAGAGCGTATTCATGAGCTTGAGAATGAGCTCGGTTGCTTTTTTGATCGTAACCCTGATGGCACTGTTCATCAAAAAGCGTTCGCTGGGCAAACTTTTGACCGCACAGTTCACAAGGGTGACTTAACGGGAATTGAAATTATTAATCGCTTGGCAGAGCAGGTTTGGTCAAGAGGAATTCATCGCCTTGAAGAGCATCGTGCTATTGAGCTGATTCATAGTAAAGATGGAAAGTCTTTAGCGGGTGTCTTGATGCTCAATATGCAGACAGGACAATTTACATTGGTGCGTGCTAAGGCAGTTTTGTTAGCCACTGGCGGCGGCCCAACTATGTATAAGTACCATACGCCATCGGGTGATAAGAGCTGTGATGGATTGGCGATGGCTTTACGTGCAGGTCTGACATTGCGTGATATGGAGATGGTGCAGTTTCATCCCACGGGCCTATTAGCAGGCCCTGGTACACGAATGACGGGGACGGTGCTAGAGGAAGGGCTTCGCGGCGCGGGCGGATACTTGCTCAATGGCAATCATGAGCGTTTTATGGGTAACTACGATCCCCGCAATGAGCGAGCCACTCGAGATATTGTTTCAAGATCGATTAATTCAGAGATTCGTGCGGGACGCGCTACCCCAAATGGCGGGGTCTATATTCAGATGAGTCATCTAGGTCCGGAGAATGTACGTAAGCAATTTAAGGGTATGGTTGAGCGTTGCGCCGATAGTGGATTTGATTTGGCAGGTGATTTGGTTGAGGTTGTACCCACTGCCCATTACATGATGGGTGGACTGGTATTCAAGAAGGATTGCAGTACTGATTTGCCTGGACTGTTTGCCGCCGGCGAAGATACCGGAGGTGTCCATGGTGCTAATCGCTTGGGTGGAAATGGAGTTGCCAACTCTACGGTGTTTGGTGGTATTGCTGGTGAAGCAATGGCAAGCTGGGTTGCTGGGCAATCTCTGCGTGAGTGCGATATGGATGAAGTGCATGCCAGCATCAAAGCCCATGAGGAGCCATTGCAAAAACCCGCCGGTGATATTGAGGCGATACGCGATGCGCTTGCTGAGTGTATGTGGGATGACGTTGGTATTTCAAGGACAAAAGAGAGTCTGCTACGCGCTCGTAATACCCTGGAGCAACTTGGCGCTTCATTGGAGCAAATGGGTGTGGGTAATCTTCAGCGTGAATATAGTGTCACCTGGCAAGATTGGATGAATCTACAAAACCTCGTTCTGGTTAGTAAGGCCGTTACAGAAGCTGCTATTGCCCGCGAGAATTCAAGGGGAGCCCATTATCGCGACGATTATCCTGAGCCAGGCTCTTTAGAAGGATCATATTTCACGGCGGTCAATATGTTGAATCAGAATTTGCACATTGAAAATAGGCCAGTGAACTTCACCATGGTAAAGCCGGGTGAAACTATTCTGGTAGAGAGTTAA
- a CDS encoding sulfite exporter TauE/SafE family protein: MFGAYFIFGVSGFGSSIVAVPLLVQMYPLKIVVPMMVIIDICASLYVGRKSSADANFKELKWLFPFSLIGMVLGIVLLIKAPSEPLLLTLGCFAAANGVRVLWQRNNEARDPINKWWAAPFGFMGGTFTALFATGGPIYVSYLGLRINDPRVLRATMAFAIFILTFLRLSLMLVTGLILSWPVIGLAICLMPATFLGIWLGTHIHSKLSNVAMRVAYGSILLFSGTALLFRQFS, encoded by the coding sequence ATTTTTGGCGCCTATTTTATTTTTGGTGTCTCTGGTTTTGGATCTTCGATTGTTGCTGTGCCTCTATTGGTGCAAATGTACCCACTCAAAATAGTGGTACCAATGATGGTCATTATCGATATTTGCGCTTCTCTTTATGTTGGCAGGAAATCTTCTGCTGATGCTAATTTCAAGGAGCTTAAGTGGCTATTCCCCTTTAGTTTGATTGGGATGGTGCTAGGAATAGTCTTGCTAATTAAGGCCCCTAGTGAACCTTTGCTACTAACCCTAGGTTGCTTTGCCGCTGCAAATGGTGTGCGTGTCTTATGGCAAAGAAATAATGAAGCGCGTGATCCCATTAATAAATGGTGGGCTGCTCCCTTTGGATTTATGGGTGGAACTTTTACGGCCTTGTTTGCCACGGGCGGTCCTATTTATGTCTCCTACTTGGGTTTACGAATTAATGATCCAAGGGTCTTAAGAGCAACGATGGCATTTGCTATTTTTATATTAACCTTTTTACGTCTAAGCCTCATGTTGGTAACAGGATTAATTTTAAGTTGGCCTGTTATCGGTTTGGCTATTTGTTTAATGCCTGCAACCTTCCTTGGGATTTGGTTGGGCACACATATCCACAGCAAACTTAGTAATGTGGCGATGCGGGTGGCCTATGGATCTATTTTGCTATTTTCGGGGACGGCATTATTGTTTCGGCAATTTTCCTAA
- a CDS encoding FAD-binding oxidoreductase, translated as MEQYRAFIERCQQLIGAEYVYTSDTDKSPFLTDWSKRYSGNAIAVLRPKNTEEVAALVTLCQAEDIVIVPQGGNTGLCGGATPQSKGSSVVISTIRMNQIRELDLDNSTITLDAGVILSHAQEAALSAGKLFPLSLAAEGSCTIGGNLGTNAGGVQVLRYGNMRDLTLGIEVVTPSGSIFNGLRGLRKDNTGYSLKDLYIGSEGTLGIITGATLKLYPLPQSKVSSLVAIKDINCAIKLIHKARESCNADLTAFELISTRALNLIPDKVKNLGSIIYTPSGWVVLLEFSSMEKEDQSRIQLEKFLSEAFDLDLITDAVIASSIQQSKDLWSIREGIPEAQLKLGNIVKHDISLPISNISDFIKETESKLNQLWPNMQTIIFGHVGDGNLHYNLAPLSPDLSSELETRRQSINQLVHNQVYAYAGSFSAEHGIGQAKRAELPFRKSPVELELMREIKNALDPKNLMNPGKVL; from the coding sequence TTGGAACAATATCGCGCATTTATTGAGAGATGCCAGCAATTAATTGGCGCTGAATATGTCTACACCTCCGATACAGATAAGAGCCCATTTCTAACCGATTGGAGTAAGCGATATTCTGGGAATGCAATAGCTGTTCTTAGGCCAAAAAATACCGAAGAAGTTGCGGCTCTAGTAACCCTGTGTCAAGCCGAAGATATTGTCATTGTTCCCCAAGGTGGGAATACAGGCCTATGTGGTGGCGCAACACCGCAAAGTAAAGGTAGCTCGGTTGTCATAAGCACGATACGAATGAATCAAATTCGTGAACTTGACCTTGATAACTCCACTATTACTCTGGATGCAGGAGTCATCCTTTCCCACGCACAAGAAGCAGCACTCAGTGCTGGGAAGCTTTTTCCTTTAAGTCTGGCAGCGGAGGGAAGCTGTACCATTGGAGGAAATTTAGGGACGAATGCAGGTGGAGTGCAAGTGCTTCGCTATGGAAATATGCGGGATCTGACGCTTGGAATTGAGGTGGTCACTCCAAGCGGCTCGATTTTCAATGGTTTGCGTGGTTTGAGAAAAGACAATACAGGTTACTCACTAAAAGATTTATATATTGGCTCAGAAGGTACTTTAGGCATTATTACAGGGGCAACCCTTAAGCTATATCCATTGCCTCAATCCAAAGTATCCTCCCTAGTTGCAATCAAAGATATCAACTGTGCAATCAAGCTTATCCACAAAGCACGCGAAAGCTGCAATGCTGATCTCACTGCATTTGAACTCATTTCTACTCGAGCGCTTAATCTAATCCCTGACAAAGTAAAGAATTTGGGCTCAATAATTTATACCCCATCAGGCTGGGTAGTGCTACTTGAATTTTCAAGTATGGAAAAAGAAGATCAAAGCCGAATTCAATTAGAAAAATTTCTTAGTGAAGCATTTGACTTAGATTTGATCACCGATGCAGTTATTGCGAGCTCTATTCAGCAGAGTAAAGACTTGTGGAGCATTAGAGAGGGTATTCCAGAGGCCCAACTCAAGCTAGGTAATATTGTTAAGCATGACATTTCACTGCCTATATCCAATATTTCTGACTTTATAAAGGAAACGGAGAGCAAATTAAATCAGCTTTGGCCTAATATGCAGACAATTATTTTTGGTCATGTGGGCGATGGGAATCTACACTACAACTTAGCCCCTCTCTCCCCCGATCTATCGAGCGAACTCGAAACAAGAAGGCAATCAATTAATCAATTGGTGCACAACCAAGTCTATGCATATGCGGGATCATTCTCAGCAGAGCACGGTATTGGTCAAGCAAAGCGAGCGGAATTGCCGTTTCGTAAAAGCCCTGTTGAATTGGAGCTCATGAGAGAAATTAAAAATGCACTGGACCCAAAAAATCTCATGAACCCCGGCAAGGTTCTTTAG
- a CDS encoding thiamine pyrophosphate-binding protein, with product MNTKAKNGAQALVEAFETAGINKIFTLSGNHIMPVYDAIFGTKIDLIHTRHEGAAVHMSDAWARLTGDVGIALVTGGPGHANAVSALYTAAMAESPVVLLSGHAPVGQLGKGAFQEMEQAEIAAPLTKASWVCQKAEDLAVDLAKAIRIAKSGRPGPVHLSLPTDVLESPLPANTPTLDAESFEAERNITRSADLDQFIAQLRKADKPLILTGPMMQSKKGRIKLKKLENALGIPVVGMESPRGIGDPSLGAFSEVLSQADCVLLLGKKVDFTLKFAQSPGFKKDCVFLQIDPDVDEIKRTKNAVGDRLLHSLESDTPSAIDAFVLTSQVNIVSPSKWQQEVHESIDFRPSAWKDLAPRNGNIHPVQALAPLQEILDSHPDSILISDGGEIGQWAQACLQAPNRILNGVAGSIGAGLPFATAARVAKPDSPIIAVVGDGTFGFHCAEIDTAVRYKLPFILIVGNDARWNAEYQIQVRDYGKDRTIGCELLPSNYEKVCEAFGGYGELVSDSNEVLPAAKRAYKSQLPSCINILIDGLAAPNIKRS from the coding sequence ATGAACACAAAGGCAAAAAATGGCGCCCAAGCACTAGTAGAAGCGTTTGAGACCGCAGGCATTAATAAAATTTTTACACTATCCGGCAATCACATCATGCCAGTCTATGATGCAATCTTTGGAACAAAGATTGATTTGATTCACACACGCCATGAGGGTGCCGCCGTTCATATGTCGGATGCATGGGCTAGACTTACTGGAGACGTTGGTATAGCGCTAGTTACCGGTGGTCCAGGTCACGCTAATGCAGTTTCAGCCTTGTATACCGCTGCAATGGCAGAATCACCTGTCGTTCTTTTATCTGGTCATGCGCCTGTTGGACAGCTAGGGAAAGGTGCATTCCAAGAAATGGAGCAAGCAGAAATCGCAGCGCCATTAACTAAAGCATCTTGGGTTTGCCAAAAAGCAGAAGATTTAGCCGTAGATCTTGCAAAGGCAATACGTATTGCAAAATCTGGTAGGCCTGGACCCGTTCACCTTAGCCTACCTACCGATGTACTTGAGTCACCCCTCCCCGCAAACACTCCAACTCTCGATGCAGAATCTTTCGAGGCAGAGCGCAACATCACAAGAAGCGCTGATCTTGATCAATTTATTGCGCAACTAAGAAAAGCCGACAAGCCACTCATCCTCACTGGCCCGATGATGCAATCAAAAAAAGGTCGCATCAAACTAAAGAAACTTGAAAATGCCCTGGGCATACCTGTAGTCGGTATGGAAAGCCCACGTGGAATTGGCGACCCAAGTCTAGGCGCTTTTTCGGAGGTATTGAGTCAAGCAGATTGCGTGTTGCTTTTAGGTAAGAAGGTGGACTTTACCTTAAAGTTTGCTCAAAGCCCTGGGTTCAAAAAAGATTGCGTCTTTTTACAAATCGATCCCGATGTGGATGAGATTAAACGCACGAAGAATGCAGTAGGAGATAGATTACTCCATAGTCTCGAATCCGATACTCCAAGCGCAATTGATGCATTTGTACTTACCTCCCAAGTTAACATAGTCTCTCCCTCTAAATGGCAACAAGAGGTTCATGAGTCGATAGATTTCCGTCCAAGCGCCTGGAAAGATCTTGCACCGAGAAATGGCAATATTCACCCAGTTCAGGCACTTGCACCACTTCAAGAAATTCTTGATAGCCATCCAGACTCTATCCTCATCAGTGATGGCGGGGAAATTGGTCAATGGGCACAAGCCTGCTTACAGGCCCCAAACCGGATTCTAAATGGTGTTGCTGGCTCCATCGGCGCCGGACTACCCTTTGCAACCGCCGCGAGAGTCGCAAAGCCCGACTCTCCGATTATTGCAGTGGTGGGGGATGGCACCTTTGGTTTTCATTGTGCCGAGATTGATACTGCCGTTCGTTATAAATTGCCATTTATCTTAATTGTTGGAAATGATGCTCGCTGGAATGCGGAGTACCAGATCCAGGTTAGAGATTATGGGAAAGATAGAACTATTGGCTGCGAACTTCTACCCTCCAATTACGAGAAAGTATGCGAAGCATTTGGCGGGTATGGCGAGTTAGTCAGCGATTCAAATGAAGTACTTCCGGCTGCCAAGCGCGCCTACAAAAGTCAGCTCCCATCCTGTATCAATATTTTAATTGATGGTCTAGCGGCCCCCAATATTAAGCGATCTTAA
- a CDS encoding tripartite tricarboxylate transporter substrate binding protein: protein MRFNKNIAFSSALKIIASSIIGVSSSLSAQTYPNKPITIVVPFNPGGDADQSARNLAIVAQNVLKQSIIISNKGGASGAIGSQFVKDAAPDGYTLLMARVGSQVVLPAMKSDLSYKWNDFTFIGLLELNPVVCVVHPDSPYKTFDDLTKAISSQPGKLNYSSSGPGTILNFGPQLILQTLKLKPEAAINVSYKGGSEAVVAVLAKEVDFSCGNLTSALTQISSGKLRALVVTTPERVKEIPTVPTAKEVGMPQLEAIVGWSALYGPPKLSPEVVNKWIEVLAIADKDANWQAGNVRYGGIPRILSPIDTEKFAASQYVSYSKLSTQLGIK from the coding sequence ATGAGATTTAATAAAAATATTGCATTTAGTTCAGCATTAAAAATTATTGCCTCCTCAATCATTGGTGTCTCAAGCTCTTTATCGGCGCAGACATATCCCAACAAACCCATTACGATTGTTGTCCCCTTTAATCCCGGAGGAGATGCAGACCAATCAGCCCGGAATTTAGCAATAGTCGCCCAAAATGTACTTAAGCAATCTATCATCATTAGCAACAAGGGCGGTGCAAGCGGAGCAATAGGTTCTCAATTTGTAAAAGACGCAGCCCCAGATGGCTACACTCTTCTAATGGCAAGAGTAGGCTCCCAAGTGGTTTTACCAGCAATGAAGTCAGACCTAAGTTACAAATGGAATGACTTCACATTCATTGGTCTTCTAGAATTAAATCCAGTCGTCTGCGTTGTTCATCCTGATTCGCCGTACAAAACTTTTGATGACCTCACTAAGGCCATTAGCTCCCAACCCGGAAAACTAAATTACAGCTCATCGGGCCCAGGAACCATCCTCAACTTTGGCCCACAACTCATTCTTCAGACCCTGAAATTGAAACCAGAGGCCGCTATTAATGTGAGCTACAAGGGGGGCTCGGAAGCCGTGGTGGCAGTACTTGCAAAAGAGGTTGATTTTAGTTGCGGCAATTTAACTTCAGCCCTTACTCAGATTAGCAGCGGAAAATTACGCGCCCTTGTTGTTACAACACCTGAGCGCGTTAAAGAGATTCCAACGGTTCCAACGGCCAAAGAGGTTGGCATGCCACAACTAGAGGCTATTGTTGGATGGAGCGCACTCTATGGCCCACCAAAGTTAAGTCCAGAAGTTGTAAACAAGTGGATAGAAGTCTTAGCAATAGCTGATAAAGATGCTAATTGGCAAGCTGGCAATGTTCGCTATGGCGGGATACCAAGAATTCTTTCACCTATTGATACAGAAAAATTTGCAGCCTCTCAGTATGTTTCCTATTCAAAACTAAGCACACAGCTTGGGATCAAATAA
- a CDS encoding tripartite tricarboxylate transporter substrate binding protein produces the protein MFKQHISKLGKKIALIAGALALLTSPLAMAQNWPTKPIKLIIPFAAGGTTDILGRLLAQQLTKDLGQNVIVENKPGAGGNIAAEFVAQSPADGYTIMLASGSMLTVNPFLYKKLPVNYAKDFVYITNVASGPMLVSVSTKLPVKNLAEFIAYAKTKDLNFGSAGIGSQVHMAAENLTYSANIPATHVPYKGESAAINDLVAGQIDFMVGNLTAATGFAKSGQIKPLAVTSSKRSKQLPDVPTVSEAGIPGFESTGWFGLIAPAGTPNAITEKIYAATVKAVSSEALKASLDLNGLTAVVNNQKEFESQVKAESVVWDKVIKGRNISAQ, from the coding sequence ATGTTTAAGCAACACATCAGCAAGCTAGGGAAAAAAATTGCATTGATTGCGGGCGCACTTGCCCTACTCACATCGCCTTTAGCTATGGCGCAAAACTGGCCAACAAAACCCATCAAACTTATTATTCCTTTTGCCGCAGGTGGCACCACTGATATTCTGGGGCGCCTACTGGCCCAGCAACTCACTAAAGACCTTGGTCAAAATGTGATTGTAGAAAATAAACCAGGTGCAGGAGGAAATATTGCTGCTGAATTTGTAGCGCAATCACCTGCTGATGGCTACACCATCATGCTTGCATCCGGAAGCATGCTGACGGTAAACCCCTTTCTCTATAAGAAATTACCAGTGAACTATGCCAAGGACTTTGTCTACATTACCAATGTAGCCAGTGGTCCGATGTTGGTTTCGGTAAGTACCAAATTGCCAGTTAAAAATCTTGCTGAATTCATTGCTTATGCAAAAACCAAAGATCTCAATTTTGGTTCTGCAGGTATTGGCAGCCAGGTTCACATGGCAGCAGAGAATTTGACTTATTCCGCAAACATCCCAGCAACTCACGTGCCTTACAAGGGAGAATCCGCTGCGATCAATGACTTGGTAGCAGGTCAAATTGACTTTATGGTTGGTAACTTAACAGCCGCAACAGGCTTTGCCAAATCAGGTCAAATTAAACCATTGGCTGTAACAAGCTCAAAACGCTCAAAACAATTACCTGATGTTCCAACTGTTTCGGAAGCAGGCATTCCTGGTTTCGAGTCAACTGGTTGGTTTGGATTAATCGCGCCAGCTGGAACACCCAATGCAATTACAGAGAAGATCTATGCTGCCACTGTTAAAGCCGTTAGCTCTGAAGCCCTAAAAGCCAGTTTAGATTTGAATGGCTTAACTGCAGTAGTTAATAATCAGAAAGAATTTGAATCGCAAGTAAAAGCCGAGTCAGTTGTTTGGGATAAGGTGATCAAGGGTCGCAATATTAGCGCCCAGTAA
- a CDS encoding hydroxyacid dehydrogenase, translating to MSSILISEFITSQALETLRSQHDVSYEPELYKDRPALIAAMQNIEGLIVRNLTQVNEEILVGAPKLKVVGRLGVGLENIELPACAKRNIKVIPATGANADSVAEYVVGAAVALTRGFIPATIATLKGEWPRPRFSSYHEFLGKTIGIVGFGSIGRVVAKKAHAFGLQCFAYDPMLSGSSVELDGFSVPLLSLGDLLAKSDAVTLHLPFLPETKNLFNAATLDQMKKGGCLINTARGGIVDENALAERLRSGAIGGAAMDVFLAEPAKDLSHFVGIENLILTPHIAGVTHESNERVSQMIADEVNRFLGA from the coding sequence ATGTCATCTATTTTGATCTCCGAGTTCATCACAAGTCAAGCCCTAGAAACCCTGCGTTCTCAGCATGATGTTTCTTACGAGCCAGAGTTATATAAAGATCGCCCAGCATTAATTGCTGCGATGCAAAATATTGAGGGCCTGATTGTTCGTAACCTCACCCAAGTTAATGAAGAGATATTGGTAGGCGCTCCCAAACTGAAAGTGGTGGGGCGTCTTGGTGTTGGTCTAGAGAATATCGAGCTGCCTGCGTGCGCTAAACGCAATATCAAAGTAATCCCAGCTACCGGGGCTAATGCGGATTCAGTGGCTGAATATGTTGTTGGAGCTGCAGTTGCATTAACAAGGGGTTTTATCCCAGCTACGATTGCAACACTAAAGGGTGAGTGGCCACGCCCACGTTTCTCTAGTTACCATGAGTTCCTAGGTAAGACCATCGGAATTGTTGGCTTTGGCAGTATCGGCAGAGTGGTGGCCAAAAAAGCCCATGCTTTTGGTTTGCAATGCTTTGCTTACGATCCAATGCTGTCTGGCAGCTCAGTCGAGCTTGACGGATTTTCAGTGCCCTTGCTTTCTTTGGGCGACCTTCTTGCAAAGAGTGATGCCGTTACTTTGCATCTACCATTTTTGCCTGAAACAAAGAATTTATTTAATGCAGCCACTTTAGATCAAATGAAAAAAGGGGGTTGCCTCATTAATACTGCACGTGGCGGTATTGTTGATGAGAATGCGCTTGCAGAGCGTCTAAGGTCTGGTGCTATTGGCGGGGCTGCCATGGATGTATTTTTGGCAGAGCCTGCAAAAGATCTAAGTCACTTTGTTGGAATTGAAAATCTCATTCTGACTCCTCACATTGCTGGCGTTACTCACGAGAGTAATGAGCGTGTTAGTCAAATGATTGCCGATGAAGTAAATCGTTTTTTGGGAGCTTAA
- a CDS encoding Ldh family oxidoreductase: MNLSYQKMVELASAGLMAAGIGEKAAFETAQFLALAELDGLASHGLARVAQYAGHAKNGRVELAPKIKVRAFKTSAALVDACDGLAFPALRFATDLSVNLASKSGVGLVAVTNSHHFGVAGHFVEAAARAGYISLLFGNTPAAMPMVGGSKAIFGTNPLAAAFPVAKRDPLVIDMSLSAVARGKLLVAAKKGESIPEGWALTADGKPTTDPQEGLKGLMVPLGGDKGALLALIIELLVVGLSGSRFSYEADSFFDAKGNRPRIGQLLLTIDPGLAGSQVFANKMHDFLKTLAADAGTRLPGQRRFKQRAVGFKEGVTVSDVVVEEIQAGIRQSWGT, translated from the coding sequence GTGAACTTGTCTTATCAAAAAATGGTTGAGTTAGCATCTGCGGGGCTTATGGCAGCAGGCATTGGCGAGAAGGCAGCTTTTGAGACAGCGCAATTTTTAGCGCTTGCTGAATTAGATGGCTTGGCATCCCATGGCCTTGCACGCGTCGCGCAATATGCTGGACATGCCAAAAATGGTCGTGTTGAGCTAGCCCCTAAAATTAAAGTGCGAGCTTTTAAAACATCGGCAGCATTGGTAGATGCATGTGATGGCCTGGCATTCCCAGCACTTCGCTTTGCTACAGACCTCTCCGTAAATTTAGCCTCTAAATCAGGCGTTGGTTTAGTGGCCGTTACCAATAGCCATCACTTTGGTGTTGCTGGGCACTTTGTAGAAGCTGCAGCCCGAGCGGGCTATATTTCCCTCTTATTTGGTAATACACCTGCCGCCATGCCAATGGTTGGTGGCAGTAAGGCTATTTTTGGTACCAATCCACTGGCTGCGGCATTTCCAGTTGCAAAGCGTGATCCATTGGTGATTGATATGTCTTTGTCTGCTGTTGCACGTGGCAAATTGCTGGTAGCTGCCAAGAAGGGTGAATCCATTCCTGAGGGCTGGGCATTAACTGCTGATGGAAAACCTACAACAGATCCCCAAGAAGGCCTGAAGGGCTTAATGGTTCCCTTGGGCGGTGACAAGGGCGCATTACTAGCTTTGATTATTGAGCTCTTAGTTGTAGGTCTATCGGGCAGCAGATTCTCCTATGAGGCTGACTCATTCTTTGATGCCAAAGGTAATCGCCCTCGCATTGGACAGCTGCTGCTAACCATTGATCCAGGTTTGGCAGGAAGCCAAGTATTCGCAAACAAAATGCATGATTTTCTAAAGACTTTGGCAGCGGATGCGGGAACGCGCTTGCCGGGTCAGCGCCGCTTTAAGCAGCGCGCTGTTGGATTTAAAGAAGGCGTCACTGTTTCTGATGTGGTTGTAGAAGAAATTCAGGCTGGTATTCGCCAGTCATGGGGTACTTAG
- a CDS encoding flagellar biosynthesis protein FlgA translates to MIHFVVHEPGDGVGVVVVEGVKAGDDLIGWVMDGDLTLNMKSESDIPIGHKISLNEFKSGDTVMKYGVDIGKVVAPIKKGEHLHVQNVKTKRW, encoded by the coding sequence ATGATCCATTTTGTCGTGCATGAGCCAGGAGATGGCGTAGGTGTAGTAGTTGTTGAAGGCGTTAAAGCTGGAGATGATTTAATTGGTTGGGTGATGGACGGAGATTTAACGCTCAATATGAAATCTGAGAGTGATATTCCAATCGGTCACAAAATCTCATTAAATGAATTTAAGTCAGGCGATACGGTGATGAAGTATGGCGTGGACATCGGCAAGGTTGTAGCTCCCATTAAAAAAGGCGAGCACCTTCATGTCCAAAACGTAAAAACTAAGCGCTGGTAA